Part of the Bdellovibrionales bacterium genome is shown below.
AGAAAAGTGGACGCCATCCAAATTGAAAGAGATCAAACGGATAGAATCAGCTTTCGGGGAAACGAGAGAGTACCGGCCATTGTTTGTGCATTCCTATCAGATTGCTGCCAAGATGAGTTTTTTGAATAGAGAAGCCATCTACAAGCTTCGCGGAAGTGGGCGATTTGATTTTTTTGATGGACTGGAAGGATCAATGCCTCCTAAGGAGCCATTTTATTTTCTTACATTGCGTGGAGAATCATTGCCTGTCGAGTACGTTAAAGATTTCATGATTTCTGATCGAACGGAGATAGGGGATGATTTTGATTTACTAAAAGTGATTCCTCAATGAAAAAATTGCTGTTGTTATCTGGTGTTTTGATTTTCTTTATTGGATACGGACTTGTTATCAGTCAATGGAATCTTTCTGTGATGCCAACAGAGCTCGTTACCAAAAATCCGAGCGGATTTTATGATTATCAGGGAATTATGAATGTTCATACTACCTCTGGCAGGGGCAGTCGCAGCATTCAGGATGTGATCTCCATTGCCCAGGAATCAGAGTTGGATTTTATTTTTTTTACTGATTTAAATCAAGAGCTAAAGCCTAAGAATCTTGAGGGATATCACGGGAATCTATATGTTTTTGTCGATGGACAATACAGTTATTTAGATTCAAGAATTTTGAATTTTGATTCATCGGATCCCCTTGAATTAAGAGGACCTGGTCGATCGCAGATTTTTTTTGCAGACCAACTAACGAACATTAATACAGCGAGAGATTTGGGTATTTTTGTTTTGGCTCACCCTTTTAAGCCCGGCTTTAAATGGAAAGGGAATTTTCCGGTTGGGTTGGATGGGATTGAAATTATCAATCTAAAATCCATCTGGCAAAAGTCTTGGATTGAGCGAAGGGCATCATTTTTTTGGACTTTATTTCTGTATCCTTTTAACAGCAGAATGGCGCTTATTAGAATATTTGAAATGCCTTGGGAGGAAATTGCTCTTTGGGATCGTTTGAATCTCGATAGAAGAGTTTTGGGCTTTGCGGGTTCGGATGCCGAAGCAAAACTGAGGATTTCACAAAAATATTCAATTGAATTTCCTTCCTATTCAACTCTGTTTGGACTTGTTCGGAATCACATTTTACTGCCTTCAGAGTTGACCGGTGATGGCAAATCAGATCGAGAGAAAATCACCTCAGCCATTCGAAAGGGGCAATTTTATATGAGCTTGGATTCCCTTGCGAATCCGAGGGGTTTTATTTCTCTTATCGAACGATTGCATCAGCCTCCTGTGCTCATCGGAGGAGATCTCAAATTTGAGCCGGGAATGATCTTGAAAACAGTGTTGCCGCAAAAGCCAGACGTGCCATTCGATGTGATCTATTACCGGAATGGGGAGAAGATCATGGTGTCTAATTCTGTGGAGACAACTTTGAGGTTGCCCGGCCCTGGCGTTTATCGCGTCATGGTGAGGGTTATTCCAACCTTGCCTCTTCCCGATGGCAAGAAGTGGATTCCATGGATTTTTACGAATCCTTTTTTTGTTCGGAATTAGGCTGGGTCAAATAGCCACTGATTGTGAGGGGCCTTATTTTTGGTAATTTGGAATGCAGATTTCCATACCAGGACAGGGGGCCAGTTGGCAGGCAAGTCGTTCATCGTCAAGAAATCCTCTTTCAATGGCGACTTCATTTTCAATGGACGTTCGCGGTAAAAAACCCGAAACGGGATTTTTGGTAAGAATCACTCGGCAGGTCGTACAGGTCCCCATGCCTTCGCAGGAGTGTGGGATCTCAATATTATGTCTGAGTGCAACATCTAAGACAGTCTTGCTGGTTCCAATTGTGACTTTTTCTCCTGGTGGATTGAAGAGAATGGATGAAGTGTCATGATTTTTATTCTTTTTGATGAACATTGTTGAAACAGTATGACTTCTTCGTTAATAAAAATCTATGCAGTTTGTAGCTTTTGACCTTGAAACAACGGGAACTTTGCCCGGGGTAGATAGGATCGTTGAAATTGGGGCTGTTCGCTTTGTTGATGGGGTTGTGGAGTCGGTTTACTCAACGCTTGTGGACCCGCTCGTTCCAATTCCTCTTGCAGCATCTAGAGTTAACCAAATAACTGACGACATGGTTAAAGGAAAGCCGACAATTGATGTTCTGCTTGATTCCTTTGCTGATTTTTGTGATGCCGATGTGATCGTCGCTCACAATGCAATTTTTGACGCCCAGTTCTTAACGTCTGATATCAAGAAGTTTGATGCTCGCGCTCCTAAAGGTGTAATTCTTGATACCTATGGGATGGCGAAGAGGATCCTGCCAGGATTGGCTAATTATCGGTTAGGTACCCTTGTTCAGCATTTGAACATTGATTCTCAGGAATTTCACAGA
Proteins encoded:
- a CDS encoding (2Fe-2S)-binding protein, whose product is MFIKKNKNHDTSSILFNPPGEKVTIGTSKTVLDVALRHNIEIPHSCEGMGTCTTCRVILTKNPVSGFLPRTSIENEVAIERGFLDDERLACQLAPCPGMEICIPNYQK
- a CDS encoding 3'-5' exonuclease; its protein translation is MQFVAFDLETTGTLPGVDRIVEIGAVRFVDGVVESVYSTLVDPLVPIPLAASRVNQITDDMVKGKPTIDVLLDSFADFCDADVIVAHNAIFDAQFLTSDIKKFDARAPKGVILDTYGMAKRILPGLANYRLGTLVQHLNIDSQEFHRAQADASYCGELFIHLIRKITGNILEMPPLENLINLTGRAEIRFPQIVPQPKQLGFLDGLL